A region from the Campylobacter subantarcticus LMG 24377 genome encodes:
- a CDS encoding bactofilin domain-containing protein has translation MAIFNKGSIATVSETTVISNGAKIEGKFYFDSMLHLDGEITGVVNSSNVIVVGKSGVLKGQVKASKIVINGVFEGEMQVDSLEILSGGVLNGNIIVKQLSIENGGKFNGSSKIIEKDEELATIDVSVENSDNAS, from the coding sequence ATGGCAATCTTTAATAAAGGCTCTATTGCTACAGTATCCGAAACTACAGTCATTTCAAACGGAGCAAAAATAGAAGGAAAATTTTACTTTGATTCTATGTTACATTTAGATGGAGAAATCACTGGAGTGGTGAATTCTTCCAATGTTATAGTTGTAGGTAAAAGTGGTGTATTAAAAGGACAAGTAAAAGCGAGTAAAATTGTTATAAATGGTGTTTTTGAAGGGGAAATGCAAGTTGATTCGTTAGAGATTTTATCTGGTGGTGTGCTAAATGGTAATATCATAGTTAAGCAACTAAGCATAGAAAATGGTGGTAAATTTAATGGAAGCAGTAAGATTATAGAAAAAGATGAAGAACTCGCTACCATTGATGTAAGTGTAGAAAATTCAGATAATGCAAGCTAA
- a CDS encoding M23 family metallopeptidase, whose translation MMKDKFTLTITDVNGSRHFLLSQIIKKVVLYFTSFVFIVIVLGALYINYLADKRSELLKEQEALSATNTKLFSQNESMQKSLEEKTALYDELQTQLADIEDNLGLKQDESLDIPERLEKIKLTNDQAYLFLTQIPNGHVIEDNGITGNFGWRHHPILNKKEFHPGIDLRAALKTPIYAPANGVVEYAAYSNNGYGYSVILIHNFGFKTVFAHMTRQDVVKAGQFVKKGDLLGYTGNTGLSTGPHLHYEVRFINKLLDPKIFIDLNRKNYEQIFEKERRVPWQSLIKALLLQYPKLQSFQTEQK comes from the coding sequence ATAATGAAAGATAAGTTTACTTTGACTATAACAGATGTCAATGGTTCTAGGCATTTTTTATTAAGTCAAATAATTAAAAAAGTAGTGCTTTATTTTACTTCTTTTGTTTTTATCGTTATTGTGTTGGGTGCTTTGTATATTAATTATCTAGCAGATAAGCGTTCAGAGCTTTTAAAAGAACAAGAAGCATTATCAGCTACAAACACGAAGTTATTCTCTCAAAATGAAAGTATGCAAAAAAGTTTAGAGGAAAAAACTGCTTTATATGATGAGCTTCAAACCCAGCTTGCAGATATTGAAGATAATTTAGGTTTAAAGCAAGATGAAAGTTTGGATATACCAGAAAGATTAGAAAAGATTAAGCTTACAAACGATCAAGCTTATTTGTTTTTAACGCAAATTCCAAATGGTCATGTGATAGAGGACAACGGTATTACGGGTAATTTTGGTTGGAGACATCATCCTATTTTAAACAAAAAAGAATTTCACCCAGGAATTGATTTAAGAGCCGCGTTAAAAACTCCTATTTACGCTCCTGCAAATGGGGTGGTAGAATATGCTGCTTATAGTAATAATGGCTATGGATATTCAGTGATTTTGATCCATAATTTTGGTTTTAAAACAGTTTTTGCACATATGACACGCCAAGATGTGGTTAAAGCGGGTCAATTTGTAAAAAAAGGTGATTTATTGGGTTATACGGGAAATACCGGACTTTCAACAGGTCCGCATTTGCATTATGAGGTTAGATTTATTAATAAACTTTTAGATCCTAAAATTTTTATAGATTTAAACCGAAAGAATTATGAACAAATTTTTGAAAAAGAAAGGAGAGTTCCATGGCAATCTTTAATAAAGGCTCTATTGCTACAGTATCCGAAACTACAGTCATTTCAAACGGAGCAAAAATAG
- the leuS gene encoding leucine--tRNA ligase has product MAYEAGKIEKKWQKIWQEKEYFEPKDDFSLPKKYILSMFPYPSGRIHMGHVRNYSIGDAMARYYKKKGFNVLHPIGFDSFGMPAENAAIKHGIHPKKWTYENIDYMQNELASLGFSFSKKRMLATSDPLYTKFEQEFFIKMYKKGLIYTKEAEVNWCENDKTVLANEQVEDGKCWRCGHEVVRKKMPGYYVKITAYADELLQDLKKLEGKWPNQVLTMQENWIGKSTGLSFDFDLEENDKVDAVKINVFTTRAETIYGVSYIALAPDHAIVNELIEKKLLDQDVIAKIQNIQNQTPRQRQAAVKEGYFLNLHVIHPLSKEKIPLWVANFVLSDYGSGAVMSVPAHDERDYEFAKTYNLAIKKVIYKDENDAQCYTLKDGILVNSGEFDHIECNEAREKISLKIESLGIGKRVTNFKIRDWGVSRQRYWGAPIPMIKCNSCGLVPQKLENLPITLPEDVVINGEGNPLDKHETWKKCACPKCGKEAQKESDTLDTFFESSWYFARFASDDKTWQEKAVDEKSVDYWMNVDEYIGGIEHAILHLLYARFFQKALRDLGYLKDDEPFNRLLTQGMVTKDGAKMSKSKGNVVDPDYIIEKYGADSARLFILFAAPPAKELEWNDSALEGAFKFINRLYEKAMSLEGGKLGEIDHQSLSKDEKYARMKVYEALKKSFEVYEESFAFNTLIAACMEALNALSVINHKEVLKEAFYIILNILEPIIPHVCFELSEYLFACENFKILELKNEVFVKDSFNIAISVNGKKRAQIEIASETNNEQVLAQAKESVAKWLEGKEIIKEIYIDKKLVNLVVK; this is encoded by the coding sequence ATGGCATATGAAGCAGGTAAAATAGAAAAAAAATGGCAAAAAATTTGGCAAGAAAAAGAGTATTTTGAACCAAAAGATGATTTTTCTTTGCCTAAAAAATACATTTTATCTATGTTTCCATATCCAAGTGGTAGAATTCATATGGGACATGTGAGAAATTATAGCATTGGTGATGCTATGGCTAGATATTATAAAAAAAAAGGCTTTAATGTCTTACATCCCATTGGTTTTGATAGCTTTGGTATGCCTGCTGAAAATGCTGCGATAAAACATGGCATTCACCCTAAAAAATGGACTTATGAAAATATTGACTACATGCAAAATGAGCTCGCTTCTTTGGGATTTTCTTTTTCTAAGAAAAGAATGCTTGCAACTTCTGATCCTTTGTATACTAAATTTGAGCAAGAATTTTTCATTAAAATGTATAAAAAAGGATTAATTTATACCAAAGAAGCTGAAGTAAATTGGTGTGAAAATGATAAAACAGTGTTAGCTAATGAGCAGGTTGAAGATGGTAAATGTTGGCGCTGTGGGCATGAAGTTGTTCGTAAGAAAATGCCAGGATATTATGTAAAAATCACTGCCTATGCAGATGAGTTGCTGCAGGATTTAAAAAAACTTGAAGGAAAATGGCCCAATCAAGTTTTAACCATGCAAGAAAACTGGATAGGTAAAAGCACAGGACTTAGTTTTGATTTTGATCTAGAAGAAAATGATAAAGTTGATGCGGTAAAAATCAATGTATTTACCACAAGAGCTGAAACAATTTATGGTGTGTCTTATATCGCTTTAGCACCTGATCATGCAATAGTAAATGAATTAATCGAAAAAAAGCTATTAGATCAAGATGTGATTGCTAAAATTCAAAATATACAAAATCAAACCCCACGTCAAAGACAGGCTGCGGTAAAAGAAGGATATTTTTTAAATCTCCATGTTATTCATCCACTAAGCAAAGAGAAAATTCCTTTATGGGTAGCTAACTTTGTTTTAAGTGATTATGGTAGCGGAGCGGTTATGAGTGTGCCTGCTCATGATGAGAGAGATTATGAGTTTGCAAAAACTTATAACTTAGCTATAAAAAAAGTTATCTACAAAGACGAAAATGACGCACAATGCTATACTTTAAAAGATGGCATTTTGGTTAATAGTGGAGAATTTGACCATATTGAGTGCAACGAAGCAAGAGAAAAAATTAGTTTGAAAATTGAATCTTTAGGTATAGGTAAAAGGGTTACTAATTTTAAAATTCGTGATTGGGGAGTTTCTAGACAAAGATACTGGGGTGCTCCTATCCCTATGATTAAGTGTAATAGTTGTGGATTGGTTCCTCAAAAGTTAGAAAATTTACCTATCACCTTACCAGAAGATGTGGTGATTAATGGTGAGGGCAATCCACTAGATAAACATGAGACATGGAAAAAGTGTGCTTGTCCAAAATGTGGCAAAGAAGCGCAAAAAGAAAGTGATACCTTGGATACATTTTTTGAAAGTTCTTGGTATTTTGCGCGTTTTGCAAGCGATGATAAAACATGGCAAGAAAAAGCAGTTGATGAAAAAAGTGTTGATTATTGGATGAATGTTGATGAATATATTGGCGGGATTGAACACGCAATATTGCATTTGCTTTATGCTAGATTTTTCCAAAAAGCACTTAGAGATCTAGGATATTTAAAAGATGATGAGCCTTTTAATAGATTACTAACTCAAGGTATGGTGACAAAAGATGGCGCCAAAATGAGTAAGTCTAAGGGCAATGTGGTTGATCCAGATTATATTATAGAAAAATATGGTGCAGATAGTGCAAGATTGTTTATATTATTTGCTGCACCACCTGCTAAGGAACTTGAATGGAACGATAGTGCCTTAGAAGGTGCATTTAAATTTATTAATAGACTATATGAAAAAGCGATGAGTTTGGAAGGTGGAAAACTAGGGGAGATTGATCATCAAAGTTTAAGTAAGGATGAAAAATACGCTAGAATGAAAGTGTATGAGGCTTTGAAAAAATCTTTTGAAGTTTATGAAGAAAGTTTTGCTTTTAATACCTTAATAGCTGCGTGTATGGAAGCATTGAATGCTTTGAGTGTAATAAATCATAAAGAGGTTTTAAAAGAAGCTTTTTATATTATCTTGAATATTTTAGAGCCTATTATCCCGCATGTTTGCTTTGAGTTGAGTGAGTATTTGTTTGCATGTGAAAATTTCAAAATATTAGAGCTTAAAAATGAAGTTTTTGTAAAAGATAGCTTTAATATCGCCATTAGTGTAAATGGTAAAAAAAGAGCGCAGATTGAGATTGCTTCAGAGACTAATAATGAGCAGGTTTTAGCCCAAGCTAAAGAAAGCGTAGCAAAATGGCTAGAAGGTAAAGAGATAATTAAAGAAATTTATATTGATAAAAAATTAGTCAATTTGGTGGTTAAATGA
- a CDS encoding DUF6394 family protein translates to MNWGKVIYIFFALMSLTTTAGFLYDQNEVALFIAACVNLISTLLKIGVRNFLAAELFASSLVADLHLIPAFALIQINPEANVMVYTLAIGALIANIFSMILVIVDSVKNQEEN, encoded by the coding sequence ATGAATTGGGGTAAGGTTATTTATATCTTTTTTGCTTTAATGAGTTTAACTACAACCGCAGGATTTTTATATGATCAAAACGAGGTTGCATTATTTATTGCAGCTTGTGTGAATTTGATTTCTACTTTATTGAAAATTGGAGTTAGAAATTTCTTAGCAGCTGAGTTATTTGCAAGTTCTTTAGTGGCGGATTTGCATTTAATTCCAGCTTTTGCTTTAATTCAAATCAACCCAGAAGCCAATGTGATGGTTTATACTTTGGCGATAGGAGCTTTGATAGCTAATATCTTTTCGATGATTTTAGTTATAGTAGATTCAGTGAAAAATCAAGAAGAAAACTAG
- a CDS encoding DEAD/DEAH box helicase, translating into MQAKLYEYLLINQPELIICENDKEADELAQVCLFLNFKTFVLPDFRAEFGSDLRSFSKELFEICKVLNAYHKEDKNKILISPIKTILQKLPGKKHLKNIILKRNSLLVLEKFKEEILHSGYEFVDIVQDKGEVSIRGDIIDIFAINEEQPFRILLFSDEIESIRYFDIHTQKSIPNELSKIEICPFLSAFNQEQYENLQEKIQNFQSQSIINDVNSIGFWCVDDFYDYLDLNFVSVKNFDTNDFEEDISKINQNILPEPRFYKDLISSYNHDFFTFHKDKKITILAKNEALFKALNLQEFSNIKLKISQERINLIAQDELIISLNKKEKSKRVRKASLVIDELRIGDFVVHEDYGIAKFLGLEIIAIAGARKEFVALGYLNNDKLLLPVENLYMIDKYIGASGGVPLLDKLGKGSFLKIKERLKEKLFAIAFNIVSLAAARTLIKAKELKISQELQDEFIGKAGFFYTKDQSQVCQEITQDLKSSQVMDRLLSGDVGFGKTEIAMNAIFTCLKSGYTALFFVPTTLLSAQHFKTLKRRFDPFDIEIFKLDRFTSAKEKKQILALLKENKPCVVVGTHSLLGVECENLGLVVIDEEHKFGVKQKEKLKELSKNSHILSMSATPIPRSLNQALSSLKSYSVLQTPPEDRLDVRTFVRESNDALIKEAISRELRRVGQIFYIHNHIASIDGCKKYLLDLFPNLKILILHSKIDAKTTEEEMLKFENKEYDLLLCTSIVESGIDLANANTIIVENSDRFGMADLHQLRGRVGRSSKQGYCYFLIEDKEKITKDSLKRLTSLESNSYLGSGSVLAYHDLEIRGGGNLLGVDQSGHIEQIGYSLYLKMLEDEINKLSKKEEIKENKIDLKLNINAFLNSEYISEDRLRLELYRRLSKCMSANEVYEIEGEMNDRFGRPDIFTKQFLDLIIIKILASKHYKLVSNYEQNICFVKDDESKEVIKAKSKDDDDVIEAILMHLRKNEKA; encoded by the coding sequence ATGCAAGCTAAATTATACGAATACTTATTAATCAACCAACCTGAGCTTATTATTTGTGAAAATGATAAAGAAGCAGATGAATTAGCTCAAGTTTGCTTATTTCTAAATTTCAAGACCTTTGTTTTACCTGATTTTAGAGCAGAATTTGGTAGTGATTTGCGCTCTTTTTCTAAAGAGCTTTTTGAAATTTGTAAAGTATTAAATGCTTATCATAAAGAAGATAAAAATAAAATTTTAATTTCTCCTATAAAAACAATCTTACAAAAACTCCCCGGAAAAAAGCATCTAAAAAACATTATTCTTAAAAGAAATTCGCTTCTTGTTTTAGAGAAATTTAAAGAAGAAATTTTACATAGTGGGTATGAATTTGTAGATATAGTTCAAGATAAGGGTGAAGTTTCAATACGTGGGGATATTATAGATATTTTTGCGATTAATGAAGAACAACCTTTTAGAATTTTGCTTTTTTCAGATGAGATAGAAAGCATAAGATATTTTGATATTCATACACAAAAATCAATCCCAAACGAACTTTCAAAAATTGAAATTTGTCCATTTTTGAGTGCTTTTAATCAAGAGCAATACGAAAATTTACAAGAAAAAATTCAAAATTTTCAAAGCCAAAGCATTATTAATGATGTTAATTCTATAGGCTTTTGGTGTGTTGATGATTTTTATGATTATTTAGATTTAAATTTTGTGAGTGTAAAAAATTTTGATACAAATGATTTTGAAGAAGATATTAGCAAAATTAATCAAAATATTTTACCTGAGCCAAGATTTTATAAAGATTTAATAAGCTCTTATAATCATGATTTTTTCACTTTTCACAAAGATAAAAAAATTACTATTTTGGCAAAAAATGAAGCTTTATTTAAAGCTTTGAATTTACAAGAATTTTCAAATATTAAATTAAAAATATCTCAAGAAAGAATCAACCTAATTGCTCAAGATGAGCTTATCATCTCTTTAAATAAAAAAGAAAAAAGTAAAAGAGTTAGAAAAGCAAGCTTGGTGATAGATGAGCTTAGAATTGGGGATTTTGTTGTACATGAAGATTATGGTATAGCTAAATTTCTAGGACTTGAAATCATTGCAATAGCAGGAGCTAGAAAAGAATTTGTGGCGCTTGGGTATTTAAATAACGATAAGCTTTTATTACCTGTGGAAAATTTATATATGATTGATAAATATATCGGTGCAAGTGGTGGTGTGCCTTTACTTGATAAGCTTGGAAAAGGAAGTTTTTTAAAGATCAAAGAAAGATTAAAAGAAAAACTTTTTGCTATTGCTTTTAATATAGTTTCTTTAGCAGCAGCTAGAACTTTGATAAAAGCAAAAGAATTAAAAATTTCTCAAGAATTACAAGATGAATTCATCGGTAAGGCAGGTTTTTTTTATACTAAAGATCAAAGTCAAGTTTGTCAAGAAATTACTCAAGATTTAAAAAGCTCTCAAGTAATGGATAGGCTGCTAAGCGGTGATGTGGGTTTTGGTAAAACAGAAATCGCTATGAATGCTATTTTTACATGTTTAAAAAGTGGTTATACGGCTTTGTTTTTTGTGCCAACAACCTTACTTTCAGCGCAGCATTTTAAAACTTTAAAGCGAAGATTTGATCCTTTTGATATAGAAATTTTTAAACTAGATCGTTTTACTAGTGCTAAAGAAAAAAAACAAATTTTAGCACTTTTAAAAGAAAATAAGCCTTGTGTGGTAGTTGGAACACATTCTCTTTTAGGAGTTGAGTGTGAAAATTTAGGTTTAGTTGTGATAGATGAGGAGCATAAATTTGGTGTAAAGCAAAAAGAAAAGCTCAAAGAACTAAGTAAAAATTCACATATTCTATCTATGTCGGCAACGCCTATACCAAGAAGCTTAAATCAAGCTCTTAGTTCTTTAAAATCATATAGTGTTTTACAAACTCCACCTGAAGATCGTTTGGATGTGCGTACCTTTGTTAGAGAAAGTAATGATGCTTTGATTAAAGAAGCCATTTCAAGAGAATTAAGAAGAGTAGGGCAAATTTTTTACATTCACAACCATATAGCAAGTATTGATGGGTGTAAAAAATATCTTTTAGATTTATTTCCGAATTTAAAAATTTTGATTTTGCATTCAAAAATTGATGCAAAAACCACAGAAGAAGAAATGCTTAAATTTGAAAATAAAGAATATGATTTATTGCTTTGTACTTCTATAGTAGAAAGTGGTATTGATTTAGCAAATGCAAATACTATCATAGTAGAAAATTCAGATCGTTTTGGTATGGCTGATTTGCATCAACTTAGAGGAAGAGTAGGGCGTAGCTCTAAGCAAGGATATTGTTATTTTCTGATTGAGGATAAGGAAAAAATCACAAAAGATTCTTTAAAAAGACTTACGAGTTTAGAGAGTAATTCTTATTTGGGTTCAGGAAGCGTGCTTGCTTATCATGATTTAGAAATTCGTGGTGGTGGAAATTTATTAGGCGTGGATCAAAGCGGGCATATAGAGCAAATTGGTTATAGTTTATATCTTAAAATGCTTGAAGATGAGATTAACAAGCTAAGCAAAAAAGAAGAAATTAAAGAGAATAAAATAGATCTCAAACTTAACATCAATGCTTTTTTAAATAGTGAATATATTAGTGAAGATCGTTTGAGATTGGAACTTTATAGAAGACTTAGTAAATGCATGAGTGCAAATGAAGTATATGAGATAGAAGGTGAGATGAATGATCGTTTTGGCAGGCCTGATATTTTTACTAAGCAGTTTTTGGATTTAATCATCATAAAAATTTTAGCTAGCAAGCATTATAAACTAGTGAGCAATTATGAGCAAAATATTTGTTTTGTAAAAGATGATGAGAGTAAAGAAGTTATTAAAGCAAAAAGTAAAGATGATGATGATGTGATTGAGGCTATTTTGATGCATTTAAGAAAGAATGAAAAAGCATGA
- the lptE gene encoding LPS assembly lipoprotein LptE, producing the protein MKKYFVFCFAFLIVACGYIPSSQMASRVLGENVFLKINISKQDPGNSVYITDILREAMLNKLGRKITDEYNADSSIIVTMKKLEFHPMVYDKNGYVVNYKAELYLEFLMRYKNGKEELVNTKGSYNFDINPNSIISDQARFEAIKNASSEAFDEFVSIMAIKGYNAKSY; encoded by the coding sequence ATGAAAAAATACTTTGTATTTTGTTTTGCATTTTTGATCGTAGCTTGTGGATATATTCCATCATCTCAAATGGCAAGTAGGGTTTTAGGTGAAAATGTTTTTTTAAAAATCAATATCAGCAAGCAAGATCCTGGAAATAGCGTATATATCACAGATATTTTAAGAGAAGCGATGCTAAATAAGTTAGGCAGGAAAATTACAGATGAGTATAATGCTGATAGTTCCATCATAGTGACAATGAAAAAACTTGAATTTCACCCTATGGTGTATGATAAAAATGGTTATGTTGTAAACTACAAAGCAGAGCTTTATTTAGAATTTTTAATGCGTTATAAAAATGGAAAAGAAGAGCTTGTTAATACCAAAGGAAGTTATAACTTTGATATCAATCCTAATTCTATCATCAGTGATCAAGCTAGATTTGAAGCGATTAAAAATGCCTCAAGTGAAGCCTTTGATGAGTTTGTTTCTATTATGGCTATTAAGGGTTATAATGCCAAGTCATATTAA
- a CDS encoding 3-methyladenine DNA glycosylase codes for MSGYEIFKALINANIKYKDFEWLENNGLSEFEILVSVVLTQNTNWKNVLKALVNLKQANITTLEDLHRLNTQEIVLLIKPSGFYNTKTKYIQNFTQKFFQDFDSFEDFKVQVDREWILSIKGFGQESVDGILNYICKKEVLVVDAYSAKIANYLGCEYQSYDELADFFKKDIAKNQNELNVLLKKECKLYELYQIFHALIVSFCKMHFQGKKLSADGVFILDPLKF; via the coding sequence ATGAGTGGATATGAAATTTTTAAAGCTTTAATTAATGCAAATATAAAATACAAGGATTTTGAATGGCTTGAAAATAATGGTCTAAGCGAATTTGAAATTTTAGTATCTGTAGTATTAACTCAAAATACAAACTGGAAAAATGTATTAAAAGCTTTGGTAAATTTAAAACAAGCAAACATTACCACGCTAGAGGATTTACATAGATTAAATACGCAAGAAATAGTACTTTTGATTAAGCCTAGTGGGTTTTATAATACCAAGACAAAGTATATACAAAATTTTACCCAAAAGTTTTTTCAAGATTTTGATTCTTTTGAAGATTTTAAAGTGCAAGTAGATAGAGAGTGGATTTTAAGCATTAAGGGTTTTGGCCAAGAAAGCGTAGATGGAATTTTAAATTATATATGTAAAAAGGAAGTTTTGGTAGTTGATGCTTATAGTGCAAAAATAGCTAATTATTTGGGCTGTGAGTATCAAAGCTATGATGAGCTAGCTGATTTTTTTAAAAAAGATATAGCTAAAAATCAAAATGAATTAAATGTTTTATTAAAAAAAGAATGTAAATTATATGAGCTTTATCAAATTTTTCATGCTTTAATTGTTTCTTTTTGTAAAATGCATTTTCAAGGTAAAAAACTTTCAGCAGATGGTGTGTTTATTTTAGATCCTTTAAAATTTTAA
- a CDS encoding bifunctional tetrahydrofolate synthase/dihydrofolate synthase yields MKLQQVLSQKTMHVQKISRFFMMSMYEKYKEHFVKTKNIQIIGTNGKGSTGRFLALLLLKQGYKVGHYTSPHIFEFNERFWLNGEVVSDGLLEKAHENLESIFLEDVKRLSYFEYATFLAFFVFENCDYIILEAGVGGEYDATSVFERDFSIYTKIGFDHQDLLGKNLEEIARTKLKAMSANALICCNQESRVLSLAQKIAKLKQAHLYVSSWNKNEIINQYVQEYINKNQLAPFLKENLLVALEALALICAYDETKIIQSIISLPRLDLRGRCEQVSQNVFVDVGHNEMAALALIEIFKEKKVHLVYNCFLDKDSYKILKVLKPIIKIVEIYEYESRDRPLAGSALLENLEKLNITYQKFNAIKKDELYLVFGSFVLVENFLRGNNER; encoded by the coding sequence ATGAAATTACAACAAGTTCTTTCACAAAAAACAATGCATGTGCAAAAAATTAGTAGATTTTTCATGATGAGTATGTATGAAAAATACAAAGAGCATTTTGTAAAAACTAAAAATATTCAAATCATTGGAACCAATGGCAAAGGTAGCACAGGTAGATTTTTAGCTCTTTTACTTTTAAAACAAGGTTATAAGGTAGGACATTATACTAGTCCACATATTTTTGAATTTAATGAAAGATTTTGGCTCAATGGAGAGGTTGTAAGTGATGGGCTTTTGGAAAAAGCTCATGAGAATCTAGAAAGCATTTTTTTAGAAGATGTAAAAAGATTAAGTTATTTTGAATATGCAACTTTTTTGGCTTTTTTTGTTTTTGAAAATTGTGATTATATTATACTAGAGGCCGGAGTAGGTGGGGAGTATGATGCTACTAGTGTGTTTGAAAGGGATTTTAGCATCTATACTAAAATAGGGTTTGATCACCAAGATTTACTAGGTAAAAATTTAGAAGAAATAGCAAGAACAAAACTAAAAGCCATGAGTGCTAATGCTTTGATTTGTTGTAATCAAGAATCAAGGGTGTTAAGTCTAGCTCAAAAAATTGCCAAGCTAAAACAAGCCCATTTATATGTAAGTTCTTGGAATAAAAATGAAATAATCAACCAATATGTGCAAGAATACATAAATAAAAATCAATTAGCGCCTTTTTTAAAAGAGAATTTATTGGTGGCTTTGGAAGCTTTAGCTTTAATTTGTGCTTATGATGAGACAAAAATAATCCAAAGTATCATCTCTTTACCAAGACTTGATTTAAGAGGAAGATGTGAGCAAGTTAGTCAAAATGTATTTGTTGATGTGGGGCACAATGAGATGGCTGCTTTGGCTTTGATTGAAATTTTCAAGGAAAAAAAAGTTCACTTAGTTTATAATTGTTTCTTAGATAAAGATTCTTATAAAATTTTAAAGGTTTTAAAACCTATTATAAAAATAGTTGAGATTTATGAATATGAGAGTAGAGATAGACCTTTGGCAGGTTCTGCTTTGCTTGAAAATTTGGAAAAATTAAATATTACTTATCAAAAATTTAACGCTATAAAAAAAGATGAGCTGTATTTGGTATTTGGATCCTTTGTGTTGGTAGAAAATTTTTTAAGAGGAAATAATGAAAGATAA
- the hpf gene encoding ribosome hibernation-promoting factor, HPF/YfiA family, with protein MNTSIVGKQFELTESIKEYVEKSFDALSKYGLDVISARCVISADERHGKKGFWVEFSINLAGINTVVVKQKDKDLYAAIDLAIDRISKVLRRLHDKNITHKHQDEIKENLVLPSVIEEDEIVPMELELYKPLEIEEALEKLKASKDIFLVFNDIDAKMRMLYKKKDGKFGLF; from the coding sequence ATGAATACAAGTATAGTTGGAAAACAATTTGAGTTAACTGAGTCTATAAAAGAGTATGTGGAAAAAAGCTTTGATGCTTTAAGTAAATACGGCTTAGATGTGATTTCTGCGCGTTGTGTTATAAGTGCTGATGAAAGGCATGGAAAGAAAGGATTTTGGGTTGAATTTAGTATTAACCTAGCCGGTATTAACACAGTGGTTGTAAAGCAAAAGGATAAAGATTTGTATGCTGCTATAGATTTAGCTATTGATAGAATTTCTAAGGTTTTAAGAAGATTGCATGATAAAAATATCACCCATAAGCATCAAGATGAGATAAAAGAAAATTTAGTATTGCCAAGTGTGATTGAGGAAGATGAGATAGTTCCAATGGAGCTTGAACTATATAAACCTTTAGAAATTGAAGAAGCATTGGAAAAATTAAAAGCAAGCAAAGATATATTTTTAGTTTTTAATGATATAGATGCAAAAATGAGGATGTTATATAAGAAAAAAGATGGTAAATTTGGTTTATTTTAA